A DNA window from Acidimicrobiales bacterium contains the following coding sequences:
- a CDS encoding type III pantothenate kinase, whose amino-acid sequence MLLAIDVGNTETVVGLYGDDDLVDHWRLATNAERTSDELALLIRDLLGFHDAAWEQVVDGMAVCSGVPRVTAALREMADRYFGFPPVVLEPGTRTGIPILYDNPREVGPDRIANAVAAFDRYGGPTIVVDFGTATTFDAISAKGEYLGGAIVPGIEISLDALFARAALLRRVELVPPRHVIGKSSVESVQSGAIHGFAAQVDGLCRLFAQELGESTVVATGGLAALMAPLASSIQHHDPWLTLHGLRLVYERNRAA is encoded by the coding sequence ATGCTGCTCGCCATCGACGTCGGCAACACCGAGACCGTCGTCGGCCTGTACGGCGACGACGACCTGGTCGACCACTGGCGCCTCGCCACCAACGCGGAGCGCACGTCGGACGAGCTGGCGCTGCTGATCCGCGACCTGCTCGGGTTCCACGACGCGGCGTGGGAGCAGGTGGTCGACGGCATGGCCGTGTGCTCGGGCGTGCCCCGGGTGACCGCCGCCCTGCGGGAGATGGCCGACCGCTACTTCGGCTTCCCGCCGGTCGTGCTCGAGCCCGGCACCCGCACCGGCATCCCGATCCTCTACGACAACCCTCGCGAGGTCGGCCCCGACCGCATCGCCAACGCGGTCGCCGCCTTCGACCGCTACGGCGGGCCGACGATCGTCGTGGACTTCGGCACGGCCACCACCTTCGACGCCATCTCGGCGAAGGGCGAGTACCTCGGCGGGGCCATCGTCCCCGGCATCGAGATCAGCCTCGACGCGCTGTTCGCCCGCGCCGCCCTGCTGCGCCGGGTCGAGCTGGTGCCGCCCCGCCACGTCATCGGCAAGAGCTCGGTCGAGTCCGTGCAGTCGGGCGCCATCCACGGGTTCGCCGCGCAGGTCGACGGGCTGTGCCGCCTGTTCGCGCAGGAGCTGGGCGAGTCGACGGTGGTCGCCACCGGCGGGCTCGCCGCGCTGATGGCCCCGCTGGCCTCGTCGATCC